In the genome of Cryptomeria japonica chromosome 8, Sugi_1.0, whole genome shotgun sequence, one region contains:
- the LOC131050641 gene encoding cytochrome P450 720B2, giving the protein MEREQMYMAVYSFSRSNVFLTGLVLGAVWIVSKLWASWRSDKISSCKLPPGSNGWPLIGENITFFRAINSTTNHPRQFSIDRERRYGPVFRSNLFGSAKTVVSVDAEFNKYVLQNEGRLFQAKYPSTNNNLVGKYGMVTVHGELQRKLHATAVNLLRAEKMSSDFMDDIQNALSTAMEKWEDMRDIHLQHECHKIVLNLMAKKLLDLSPSQEMDGIYKAFKDFAGALVCLPINIPGSTYYKGMKARNVIIRTIHECIKERREHPEVERNDLLTKLLKDGSLSDEIIADFLVFFLFAGFETSSTVMAFSILFLTQNRQALQELTDEHFALLKSKGNEKITWEDYKSMKFTHCVIKETLRLGNVAPLIPREAKQDIKVKDFVIPKGWSILVFLNATHLDEKYHPEALTFNPWRWQNEDHELSDKAWFMPFGKGGRLCPGYHLARLEIALFLHYFLTKFRWEKLEDDHISYFPAPTLVKGLPIRVYPNSLQSVDGVMG; this is encoded by the exons ATGGAGAGAGAGCAAATGTATATGGCAGTCTATTCTTTTTCTCGGAGTAATGTCTTTTTAACTGGATTGGTACTTGGTGCAGTGTGGATAGTATCAAAACTGTGGGCAAGTTGGAGAAGCGACAAAATAAGTTCCTGTAAATTACCACCAGGATCTAATGGATGGCCTTTGATTGGAGAAAATATCACTTTTTTTAGAGCTATTAATTCTACTACGAATCATCCACGTCAATTTTCTATAGACCGAGAGAGAAG GTATGGACCAGTGTTTAGGTCTAATTTATTTGGAAGTGCAAAAACGGTTGTATCAGTAGATGCAGAATTTAATAAATATGTGCTTCAAAATGAGGGAAGGTTATTTCAAGCCAAATACCCCTCCACTAACAACAATCTAGTTGGCAAATATGGCATGGTCACTGTCCATGGAGAACTACAAAGGAAGCTACATGCAACAGCAGTTAACTTGTTGAGGGCTGAGAAGATGAGTTCTGATTTCATGGATGACATACAAAATGCCTTGTCCACAGCAATGGAAAAATGGGAAGATATGAGAGACATCCATCTCCAACACGAGTGTCACAAG ATTGTTTTAAACTTGATGGCGAAAAAATTGTTGGACTTATCTCCTTCACAAGAAATGGATGGAATTTACAAGGCTTTTAAGGATTTTGCTGGGGCTCTTGTTTGCCTTCCGATCAATATCCCAGGATCGACTTACTATAAAGGAATGAAG GCAAGAAATGTTATCATAAGAACAATCCATGAGTGTATAAAGGAAAGGAGGGAGCATCCAGAAGTGGAGCGAAATGATCTCTTAACCAAACTTTTGAAGGATGGATCCCTTTCTGATGAAATAATTGCAGATTTTTTAGTGTTTTTCCTATTTGCAGGATTTGAAACTTCATCCACAGTCATGGCATTTTCTATATTGTTTCTTACTCAGAATCGACAAGCACTCCAAGAACTCACA GATGAACATTTTGCTCTATTAAAGTCCAAAGGCAATGAAAAGATAACATGGGAAGACTACAAGTCGATGAAATTCACTCATTGT GTAATAAAAGAAACTCTTCGTCTTGGTAATGTTGCTCCACTAATTCCTAGAGAAGCTAAACAAGATATAAAAGTAAAAG ACTTTGTGATACCCAAAGGATGGTCAATCCTTGTTTTCTTGAATGCCACCCATTTGGATGAAAAGTACCACCCTGAAGCTCTTACATTCAACCCATGGCGTTGGCAAAATGAGGATCAT GAGCTATCCGACAAAGCATGGTTTATGCCTTTTGGTAAAGGTGGGAGGCTTTGTCCAGGATATCATTTAGCTAGATTAGAAATTGCTCTTTTCCTCCACTACTTCCTTACAAAATTCAG ATGGGAGAAGTTAGAAGATGATCATATAAGCTATTTTCCTGCTCCTACATTAGTGAAGGGTCTTCCCATTCGTGTTTATCCAAATTCTCTCCAATCTGTGGATGGCGTGATGGGATGA